A window of the Arachis duranensis cultivar V14167 chromosome 5, aradu.V14167.gnm2.J7QH, whole genome shotgun sequence genome harbors these coding sequences:
- the LOC107487535 gene encoding expansin-like B1, protein MALHILCGFFLTTFVFMQTLADTSSSCTDCFVNSRATYYPHSEQNGTANGACGFGSFGAMVNGGDVSAASSLYRNGVGCGACYQVRCTDGGYCSDNGVTVVITDEGSSDNTDFILSEHAFDRMAQTTDAAAYLLALGVLHIQYTRVACNYPHENITFKIDESSSNPNYLAFVIWYQQGIRDITAVQLCEVYYIYTHTFSCFQIILLNQTENFECKLLDRSHGAVWTSTSPPSGPLSIRMLFSDEDEQNEEWVVPPNNLPADWKPGQIYNSGIQVNF, encoded by the exons ATGGCGCTCCATATTTTGTGTGGATTTTTTCTTACCACCTTTGTTTTCATGCAAACACTGGCAGATACTTCTTCATCGTGCACCGATTGCTTTGTAAATTCAAGGGCAACATATTACCCCCATTCTGAACAAAATGGGACAGCCA ACGGTGCATGCGGCTTTGGTTCCTTTGGTGCTATGGTGAACGGCGGCGACGTATCTGCCGCTTCTAGTCTTTATCGAAATGGCGTTGGATGTGGCGCCTGTTACCAG GTGAGGTGTACGGACGGTGGTTATTGCTCAGATAACGGTGTGACAGTGGTTATAACAGACGAAGGGTCAAGTGATAACACGGATTTCATTCTCAGCGAACATGCCTTTGATCGGATGGCTCAGACCACTGATGCAGCTGCTTATCTCTTAGCCCTTGGCGTTCTTCATATTCAGTATACACG GGTTGCATGCAATTATCCACACGAGAACATAACATTCAAGATAGATGAGAGTAGCAGCAACCCTAATTACTTGGCATTTGTGATTTGGTATCAACAGGGAATTAGAGACATAACTGCTGTCCAGCTTTGTGAggtatactatatatatacacatacatTCTCCTGCTTCCAAATTATTCTGCTGAATCAA ACTGAGAACTTTGAGTGCAAGCTGCTAGATCGGAGCCATGGTGCAGTGTGGACTAGCACCTCTCCTCCAAGTGGACCATTGTCTATAAGGATGTTGTTTAGTGATGAAGatgaacaaaatgaagaatggGTTGTTCCTCCTAATAACTTACCAGCAGATTGGAAGCCTGGTCAAATATATAACTCTGGGATACAAGTTAACTTTTAA